A genomic segment from Dermatobacter hominis encodes:
- a CDS encoding cytochrome P450 → MSATTSDAVTYDPYAYEIHEDPYPTYERLREEAPLYRNDELGFWAVSRHADVIEGFRDFERLSNSHGVSLDPSASGPHAHKTMSFLGMDPPMHGRMRGLVSKGFTPRRVAAQEPRIREIARSYIDRMRETPDDLDFIADFAGRLPMDVISELMGVPVEDREELRRLSDLLVHREEGIRDVPPEGAAAALDLVVYYSDMLAQRRARPTDDLTSALLAVEVDGDRLTDDEIIGFLFLMVVAGNETTTKLLANAWYWAWRNPDQRAKPFADPGRIPTWIEETLRYDTSSQMLARLALVDIPWYDEVIPAGDRVLLLAGSANRDPRVFSDADSYDLDRPEPLPQLASFGFGRHFCLGASLARLEARVALEELIAAFDGYDIDPDGIERVHSVNVRGFARVPTSVSARSGPPRATPTGGDA, encoded by the coding sequence ATGAGCGCCACGACGAGCGACGCCGTCACGTACGACCCGTACGCGTACGAGATCCACGAGGACCCGTACCCGACCTACGAGCGCCTCCGCGAGGAGGCGCCGCTGTACCGCAACGACGAGCTCGGCTTCTGGGCGGTCTCGCGCCACGCCGACGTGATCGAGGGGTTCCGCGACTTCGAGCGGCTCTCCAACTCCCACGGCGTCTCGCTCGACCCGTCGGCCTCCGGACCGCACGCCCACAAGACCATGTCGTTCCTGGGCATGGACCCCCCGATGCACGGCCGCATGCGGGGCCTCGTCTCCAAGGGATTCACGCCCCGCCGGGTCGCGGCACAGGAGCCGCGCATCCGGGAGATCGCCCGGTCCTACATCGACCGCATGCGCGAGACGCCCGACGACCTGGACTTCATCGCCGACTTCGCCGGCCGGCTCCCGATGGACGTGATCTCCGAGCTCATGGGCGTGCCGGTCGAGGACCGCGAGGAGCTGCGCCGGCTCAGCGACCTGCTGGTGCACCGCGAGGAGGGCATCCGCGACGTGCCGCCCGAGGGGGCGGCCGCCGCGCTCGATCTGGTCGTCTACTACTCCGACATGCTCGCCCAGCGGCGGGCCCGGCCGACCGACGACCTGACCTCGGCGCTGCTGGCGGTGGAGGTCGACGGCGACCGCCTCACCGACGACGAGATCATCGGCTTCCTCTTCCTCATGGTCGTCGCCGGCAACGAGACCACCACCAAGCTGCTCGCCAACGCCTGGTACTGGGCGTGGCGCAACCCCGACCAGCGGGCCAAGCCGTTCGCCGACCCCGGCCGGATCCCGACGTGGATCGAGGAGACGCTCCGCTACGACACCTCGTCGCAGATGCTCGCCCGCCTCGCGCTCGTCGACATCCCCTGGTACGACGAGGTGATCCCGGCCGGCGACCGGGTGCTGCTGCTGGCGGGCTCGGCCAACCGGGACCCGAGGGTGTTCTCGGACGCCGACTCCTACGACCTCGACCGGCCCGAGCCGCTGCCGCAGCTCGCCAGCTTCGGCTTCGGCCGCCACTTCTGCCTCGGCGCCTCGCTCGCCCGGCTCGAGGCGAGGGTCGCGCTCGAGGAGCTGATCGCTGCGTTCGACGGCTACGACATCGACCCCGACGGCATCGAGCGGGTCCACTCCGTCAACGTGCGGGGCTTCGCCCGGGTCCCGACCTCGGTGTCGGCCAGGAGCGGGCCGCCCCGCGCCACGCCCACGGGAGGGGACGCCTGA
- a CDS encoding TetR/AcrR family transcriptional regulator, whose translation MSNSVVALTPRRHLSDRQAQTVQRLVDAAVEELRSVGYDGLTVRNVAKRAGVAPATAYNYFASREHLVTEVFWRRLESLPETRLDGRRSASSRVASTLSEMALLVADEPELAAACTVAMLSNDADVKVLRDRIGLTWRHRLQRALGDAADPAVLTTLEFAVSGAMLQAGMGHLDYADLPERLARTADLVVR comes from the coding sequence ATGTCCAACTCCGTCGTCGCCCTCACCCCACGGCGCCACCTCTCGGACCGCCAGGCCCAGACGGTGCAGCGCCTGGTGGACGCCGCGGTCGAGGAGCTGCGCTCGGTCGGCTACGACGGCCTGACCGTCCGCAACGTGGCCAAGCGGGCGGGCGTCGCCCCGGCGACCGCGTACAACTACTTCGCCTCGCGCGAGCACCTGGTCACCGAGGTCTTCTGGCGCCGGCTCGAGTCCCTCCCGGAGACGCGGCTCGACGGTCGCCGCTCGGCGTCGTCGCGGGTGGCGTCGACGCTGTCCGAGATGGCGCTGCTCGTCGCCGACGAGCCCGAGCTGGCGGCGGCGTGCACGGTGGCGATGCTGTCGAACGACGCCGACGTCAAGGTGCTGCGCGACCGGATCGGGCTCACGTGGCGCCACCGCCTCCAGCGGGCGCTGGGGGACGCCGCCGACCCGGCGGTGCTGACCACGCTCGAGTTCGCGGTCTCGGGCGCCATGCTCCAGGCCGGGATGGGGCACCTGGACTACGCGGACCTGCCGGAGCGGCTCGCCCGCACCGCGGACCTGGTCGTCCGCTAG
- a CDS encoding histone deacetylase family protein, whose translation MRYVYSEDHARHAPTRELELSRFQEPFEHPGRATAIHDALRADPTFEVVAPESWGTEPISAVHDPGLVAFLSTAWERYQEEVGPTHDVVPDVFLHPAVRDGMGPAPEPTPVAMQLGRWCFETTTPLTDGTYVAARSSVDVALTAAALVLRDGDRAAFGLCRPPGHHAATAAYGGYCFFNNAAVAAHRAATAGARVALLDVDYHHGNGSQQIFYDRDDVLFASIHADPVRAYPYTTGFADETGTGRGLGATLNVPLAAGAGDVELAGALERALEVVARHRPDVVVVSLGLDMYESDPIADLRVTREGFHASGRAVRELGVPTVVLQEGGYATDELGRNATAWLRGLAGEPEGPDHRPGPDDPL comes from the coding sequence GTGAGGTACGTCTACTCGGAGGACCACGCCCGCCACGCGCCGACGCGGGAGCTCGAGCTGTCGCGGTTCCAGGAGCCCTTCGAGCACCCCGGCCGGGCGACGGCGATCCACGACGCCCTCCGCGCCGATCCCACCTTCGAGGTCGTGGCGCCCGAGTCGTGGGGGACCGAGCCGATCTCGGCGGTCCACGACCCCGGTCTGGTGGCGTTCCTGTCGACGGCGTGGGAGCGGTACCAGGAGGAGGTCGGCCCGACCCACGACGTCGTGCCCGACGTGTTCCTCCACCCCGCGGTGCGGGACGGGATGGGTCCGGCGCCGGAGCCGACCCCGGTGGCGATGCAGCTGGGCCGCTGGTGCTTCGAGACGACGACGCCGCTCACCGACGGCACCTACGTCGCGGCCCGGTCCTCGGTCGACGTGGCCCTCACCGCCGCCGCGCTGGTCCTGCGCGACGGCGACCGGGCCGCATTCGGGCTGTGCCGCCCGCCCGGGCACCACGCCGCCACCGCCGCCTACGGCGGCTACTGCTTCTTCAACAACGCCGCCGTGGCCGCCCACCGCGCCGCCACCGCCGGGGCGAGGGTGGCCCTGCTCGACGTCGACTACCACCACGGCAACGGGAGCCAGCAGATCTTCTACGACCGCGACGACGTGCTGTTCGCGTCGATCCACGCCGATCCGGTCCGGGCCTACCCGTACACGACGGGCTTCGCGGACGAGACGGGCACCGGGCGCGGCCTCGGCGCCACGCTCAACGTGCCCCTCGCCGCCGGCGCCGGCGACGTCGAGCTGGCCGGCGCGCTCGAGCGGGCGCTCGAGGTCGTCGCCCGCCATCGGCCCGACGTGGTGGTCGTGTCGCTCGGCCTCGACATGTACGAGAGCGACCCGATCGCGGACCTCCGCGTCACCCGTGAGGGCTTCCACGCGAGCGGGCGGGCGGTCCGCGAGCTCGGGGTGCCGACCGTCGTCCTCCAGGAGGGCGGCTACGCCACCGACGAGCTGGGTCGCAACGCCACGGCGTGGCTGCGGGGGCTGGCCGGCGAGCCCGAGGGTCCCGATCACCGGCCGGGGCCTGACGATCCCCTCTAG
- a CDS encoding alpha/beta hydrolase family protein, with the protein MSARIEVELVAYPLVYLEQAAFKDTYGGPEGVVVLESYLYRPVGVPSDTVLLFMHPIGAGAYLPMVRALAKAGHHVIYCNSRYRSDSALIMEKVVLDLRAAVADAKERLGYSRVVLAGWSGGGSLSLLYQEQAERPSITSTPWGDPPDLTASDLIPADAVMLLAAHPSRHGVLTDSLDPAIVDEADPELRDPQWDLYGPDAPGPPYDRGWLAGYRAAQEERNRRITRWVRAELERLRDAGRPDEERGFVVHGTMADPAVLDGTIDPNGRQVGQSYLGDPVLVNNGPVGLARFCTLRSWLSQWSLDEAPADGLRCAAAIDVPVLVLSNGADDVCYPEMGRSLFAAVHHDDKELHVVEGATHYYLGTGPDGTDQRPKLAEAVGICSAWLGAHDLSPEVAAG; encoded by the coding sequence GTGAGCGCTCGGATCGAGGTCGAGCTCGTCGCGTACCCGCTCGTCTACCTGGAGCAGGCCGCCTTCAAGGACACCTACGGCGGACCCGAGGGCGTCGTCGTGCTCGAGTCCTACCTGTACCGGCCGGTCGGCGTCCCGTCCGACACGGTGCTGCTGTTCATGCACCCCATCGGTGCCGGGGCGTACCTGCCGATGGTCCGGGCGCTCGCCAAGGCCGGCCACCACGTCATCTACTGCAACAGCCGCTACCGGTCGGACTCGGCGCTGATCATGGAGAAGGTGGTGCTCGACCTGCGGGCCGCCGTCGCGGACGCCAAGGAGCGCCTCGGCTACTCCAGGGTCGTGCTCGCGGGGTGGAGCGGCGGGGGCTCGTTGTCGCTGCTCTACCAGGAGCAGGCCGAGCGGCCGTCGATCACCTCGACGCCGTGGGGCGACCCGCCCGACCTGACCGCGTCGGACCTGATCCCGGCCGACGCCGTGATGCTGCTGGCCGCCCACCCGAGCCGCCACGGCGTGCTGACCGACTCGCTCGACCCGGCGATCGTCGACGAGGCCGATCCCGAGCTGCGCGACCCGCAGTGGGACCTCTACGGCCCCGACGCCCCCGGACCGCCGTACGACCGGGGGTGGCTGGCGGGCTATCGCGCGGCCCAGGAGGAGCGGAACCGGCGCATCACCCGGTGGGTCCGGGCCGAGCTCGAGCGGCTGCGCGACGCCGGCCGACCGGACGAGGAGCGGGGCTTCGTCGTCCACGGCACGATGGCCGACCCGGCGGTGCTCGACGGCACGATCGACCCCAACGGGCGCCAGGTGGGCCAGTCGTACCTGGGCGATCCGGTCCTGGTGAACAACGGCCCGGTCGGCCTGGCCCGCTTCTGCACGCTGCGGAGCTGGCTGAGCCAGTGGAGCCTCGACGAGGCCCCGGCCGACGGGCTGCGCTGCGCGGCGGCGATCGACGTCCCCGTGCTCGTTCTGTCCAACGGCGCGGACGACGTCTGCTACCCGGAGATGGGCCGGTCGCTGTTCGCCGCGGTCCACCACGACGACAAGGAGCTGCACGTCGTCGAGGGCGCCACGCACTACTACCTGGGCACCGGGCCCGACGGCACCGACCAGCGGCCCAAGCTCGCCGAGGCGGTCGGCATCTGCTCGGCGTGGCTCGGGGCGCACGACCTGTCGCCCGAGGTCGCCGCCGGGTGA
- a CDS encoding VOC family protein — translation MTTPIGVHHLAVSTKDMKGQVEFFTQVMGAPLVALFDMHGVEGAWHGFVRLSDHCLLSFVQVPGVEDVESTVGVTHSGTGAGISAPGTMQHLAFEVGSMDELLGMRDRLRSNGVVTFGPIDHGMCHSIYFAGPEGLTLEAAFSEVPVDHRAWVDPAVCEAIGMTPDDVRRYVDPAPYARPTEPVAQAAIDPAMPQMGYPPEELAFMVTLTDDEVTAAASTPDPPVRLADAP, via the coding sequence ATGACGACACCGATCGGCGTCCACCACCTGGCCGTGTCCACGAAGGACATGAAGGGCCAGGTCGAGTTCTTCACGCAGGTCATGGGCGCGCCGCTCGTGGCGCTGTTCGACATGCACGGCGTCGAGGGGGCGTGGCACGGGTTCGTGCGGCTCAGCGACCACTGCCTGCTGAGCTTCGTGCAGGTCCCCGGCGTCGAGGACGTCGAGTCCACGGTCGGCGTGACGCACTCGGGCACCGGCGCGGGCATCAGCGCGCCCGGCACGATGCAGCACCTCGCGTTCGAGGTCGGGTCGATGGACGAGCTGCTCGGCATGCGCGACCGGCTCCGCTCCAACGGCGTGGTCACGTTCGGCCCGATCGACCACGGCATGTGCCACTCCATCTACTTCGCCGGCCCCGAGGGCCTGACGCTCGAGGCGGCGTTCTCCGAGGTGCCCGTCGACCACCGGGCCTGGGTCGACCCCGCCGTGTGCGAGGCGATCGGCATGACCCCCGACGACGTCCGCCGCTACGTCGACCCGGCGCCGTACGCCCGGCCGACAGAGCCCGTGGCCCAGGCGGCGATCGACCCGGCGATGCCGCAGATGGGCTACCCGCCAGAGGAGCTGGCGTTCATGGTCACCCTGACCGACGACGAGGTGACCGCGGCGGCCAGCACCCCCGACCCACCCGTCCGCCTGGCGGACGCGCCGTGA
- a CDS encoding TetR/AcrR family transcriptional regulator produces the protein MADRRDPAIGEEPDGNGSRTAWLAAGQDLLREGGFQAVKLAALCERTGRTTGSFYHHFSGMAEYLGELASFFGDEQPRLAVQRLSELPAEERLRRLEQLSVQLHMGALHRAMRDWATCNEPAAEAVRGADHVLLEFIRDAFVDQGVDRATAELQAEVVYALAIVRLDTPWTRRSTSIDRVLHGLGRSAGPSVGTP, from the coding sequence GTGGCCGACCGACGCGACCCGGCGATCGGCGAGGAACCGGACGGCAACGGCAGCCGGACCGCGTGGCTGGCGGCGGGCCAGGACCTGCTGCGCGAGGGCGGCTTCCAGGCGGTGAAGCTCGCGGCCCTGTGCGAGCGGACCGGCCGGACGACCGGCAGCTTCTACCACCACTTCTCGGGCATGGCCGAGTACCTCGGCGAGCTGGCGTCGTTCTTCGGCGACGAGCAGCCGCGCCTCGCGGTGCAGCGCCTGTCGGAGCTCCCGGCCGAGGAGCGGCTCCGGCGCCTGGAGCAGCTCAGCGTGCAGCTGCACATGGGGGCGCTGCACCGGGCCATGCGCGACTGGGCCACCTGCAACGAGCCCGCGGCCGAGGCGGTCCGGGGCGCCGACCACGTCCTGCTCGAGTTCATCCGCGACGCCTTCGTCGACCAGGGCGTCGACCGGGCGACGGCCGAGCTGCAGGCCGAGGTCGTGTACGCGCTGGCGATCGTGCGCCTCGACACGCCGTGGACCCGGCGCTCGACCAGCATCGACCGCGTCCTGCACGGCCTCGGGCGCTCCGCCGGCCCCTCGGTCGGCACCCCGTAA